Proteins encoded together in one Acidobacteriota bacterium window:
- a CDS encoding sulfur transferase domain-containing protein: protein MKNRVRTSVGLFVVVLIFAGSALARTGTPAGSPPSVSGAAQQATKIQDFPGVVNFAPVDDTFACGGAMKPEAAAELKKRGYNAVVNFRPSDEEGANVASEKEAVEKAGMKFIHAPFRHTDANFQSAVDTFLAAVKDPANRPMLFHCASGGRASAMWFFKRVLVDGWTIDKALPEAESIGLTSAALKTLAVDYVKKAQAK from the coding sequence ATGAAGAATCGCGTGCGCACGTCGGTTGGACTCTTCGTTGTAGTGCTCATCTTCGCCGGGTCCGCCCTGGCGCGGACCGGAACGCCGGCTGGCTCGCCACCCTCTGTGTCAGGGGCCGCACAACAGGCCACAAAAATCCAGGACTTTCCGGGCGTGGTCAACTTCGCACCCGTCGACGACACGTTTGCATGCGGCGGGGCAATGAAGCCGGAAGCCGCCGCCGAACTGAAGAAGCGCGGCTACAACGCGGTGGTCAACTTCAGGCCGTCCGACGAGGAGGGCGCCAATGTCGCGTCGGAGAAGGAGGCCGTCGAGAAGGCCGGCATGAAGTTCATCCACGCACCCTTCCGGCACACCGACGCAAACTTCCAGTCCGCGGTCGACACGTTTCTGGCTGCCGTAAAGGACCCGGCAAACCGGCCGATGCTGTTCCACTGTGCGTCTGGAGGCCGGGCTTCGGCGATGTGGTTCTTCAAGCGCGTATTGGTCGATGGCTGGACCATCGACAAAGCGCTGCCCGAGGCCGAGTCAATCGGCCTCACGTCGGCAGCTCTAAAGACGCTGGCCGTGGACTACGTGAAGAAGGCGCAGGCAAAATAG
- a CDS encoding TonB-dependent receptor → MAVGAIGAIGVAILLQAASQQPGPCRLSGTVVDQASRAGVAGVDVVARHDDTVAASTTTSADGGFELLNLARGSYLLAASAPGFAEISPLRVELAGAPCDAIVEVAYRLKMQVESRGAAPRLPDATTITNAAAPVLTGAAIAAAPGALEDVFRAFQSQPGVAASQDNRNDLLVRGGGAIENQTRIDGFDVPNPNHFGAQGGTGGGLSMIPPWLIDVGTIEAGGFSASFGERMSSVADISLRPAKAGRLHGMLGFGVGGAMGEIERPFGDGKGSWVVSVRRSLLELTFHEEGGQVVPKYADALVRVERRVGGRHSVRFLGIGASDSVQIEDYDGGTDRIDGTERVGLAGVRLDSTWSPKTASTVVASIGTSEIDAKSRNGAIVDGLDRGRDVDIRFRADLRRQTRIGSVLAGLAVKAFTFDYELLAYGVWTPYSPIRENISAKSRQSFADVAGYVETTKPLFGRGRVSAGLRVDRWGASGITTGSPRLKGDYLLGNRARLVGYWGEYRQAVPYIWMASAPQNVSLVPIASTQGGGGVDLEMHRGVHLGIEGFDKHYRNYPVDRLAPGHVLVDAVADFESPFVGQLTSGGRVRARGVDTVVSASPGEHLKVVANYSYWRVSQMGFDNVWRRAQHELRHQARLELNYTRPANWAASLRWRYVSGHPYTPFSPTASIKAGRAVFDLTRINTLEYAPYHRLDVRVDKTLTRGRASAIVYFEVDNLYDRDNLLIYQWDRRLRRPKPTYQWGRTYVGGLRVEF, encoded by the coding sequence ATGGCCGTTGGCGCGATCGGGGCGATCGGTGTCGCCATCCTGCTGCAAGCTGCGTCGCAGCAGCCGGGTCCGTGCCGCCTGTCCGGAACGGTCGTGGACCAGGCGTCGCGCGCCGGCGTGGCTGGCGTGGACGTCGTCGCGCGGCACGACGACACCGTCGCGGCATCCACGACCACCAGCGCCGACGGCGGCTTCGAACTCCTGAACCTGGCGCGCGGCTCATATCTGCTGGCCGCGTCCGCGCCGGGCTTCGCCGAGATCTCACCGCTCCGCGTTGAACTCGCGGGAGCGCCGTGCGACGCCATCGTCGAGGTGGCGTATCGGCTGAAGATGCAGGTCGAGTCCAGAGGCGCCGCTCCACGATTGCCCGACGCGACGACCATCACGAACGCGGCTGCACCAGTGTTGACGGGAGCCGCGATTGCGGCTGCCCCTGGCGCGCTCGAGGACGTGTTCCGCGCGTTTCAGTCGCAACCCGGCGTGGCCGCTTCCCAGGACAACCGCAACGACCTGCTCGTGCGTGGGGGAGGCGCCATAGAGAACCAGACGCGCATCGACGGGTTCGATGTGCCAAACCCGAATCACTTCGGGGCGCAGGGCGGCACCGGCGGAGGCCTGTCGATGATCCCGCCGTGGCTCATCGATGTCGGCACGATCGAGGCTGGCGGGTTCTCCGCCTCGTTTGGCGAACGGATGTCCTCGGTCGCCGACATCTCGCTGCGGCCGGCAAAGGCCGGCCGCCTGCACGGCATGCTGGGCTTTGGCGTCGGCGGCGCGATGGGCGAGATCGAACGGCCGTTTGGCGACGGCAAGGGGTCATGGGTCGTTTCCGTGCGGCGCAGCCTGCTCGAATTGACGTTCCACGAGGAGGGAGGGCAGGTCGTCCCGAAGTACGCGGACGCACTGGTGCGCGTCGAACGGAGGGTGGGCGGCAGACACAGTGTCAGGTTCCTTGGCATCGGAGCCAGTGATTCCGTCCAGATCGAGGATTACGACGGAGGGACGGACCGGATCGACGGCACTGAACGGGTCGGTCTGGCCGGGGTGAGGCTGGACTCGACCTGGTCGCCGAAGACCGCCTCGACCGTGGTGGCGAGCATTGGCACGAGCGAGATCGACGCAAAGTCCCGGAACGGGGCCATCGTCGATGGACTCGATCGCGGGCGCGATGTGGACATCAGGTTCAGAGCCGATCTGCGGCGGCAGACGCGGATTGGCAGCGTGCTGGCTGGCCTGGCCGTCAAGGCCTTCACGTTCGACTACGAGTTGCTCGCGTACGGCGTCTGGACGCCCTATTCGCCGATTCGCGAGAACATCTCGGCGAAGAGCCGGCAGTCGTTCGCCGATGTCGCCGGATACGTCGAGACGACGAAGCCGCTGTTCGGCCGGGGCCGGGTGTCAGCGGGCCTGCGTGTCGACAGATGGGGCGCGTCGGGGATCACGACGGGAAGCCCGCGCCTCAAGGGCGACTACCTGCTCGGGAACCGGGCGAGGCTGGTCGGCTACTGGGGCGAATATCGACAGGCCGTGCCCTACATCTGGATGGCGAGCGCGCCGCAGAACGTGTCGCTTGTCCCGATCGCGTCGACACAGGGCGGTGGGGGTGTTGATCTTGAAATGCACCGCGGGGTTCACCTTGGCATCGAAGGATTCGACAAGCACTACCGCAACTACCCGGTTGACCGCCTGGCGCCAGGCCATGTGCTGGTTGACGCGGTGGCGGACTTCGAATCGCCGTTTGTCGGGCAGCTGACAAGCGGCGGCAGAGTTCGTGCCCGAGGTGTCGATACCGTGGTGTCGGCGAGTCCCGGCGAGCATCTCAAGGTTGTCGCCAACTACTCGTACTGGCGGGTGTCACAGATGGGCTTCGACAATGTCTGGCGGCGGGCCCAGCACGAACTTCGCCATCAGGCCAGACTGGAACTGAACTACACCCGCCCCGCGAACTGGGCTGCCAGCCTGCGGTGGCGCTACGTGAGCGGTCATCCCTATACGCCATTCAGCCCGACGGCCTCGATCAAGGCGGGCCGGGCGGTCTTTGATCTGACGCGCATCAACACTCTCGAGTACGCGCCGTACCATCGGTTGGACGTTCGCGTCGACAAGACGTTGACGCGCGGCCGCGCGTCAGCGATCGTCTACTTCGAGGTCGACAACCTCTATGACCGCGACAACCTGCTGATCTACCAGTGGGACCGGAGGCTCCGCCGCCCGAAGCCGACCTATCAGTGGGGCCGGACGTACGTCGGGGGCCTGCGGGTGGAGTTCTAA
- a CDS encoding ABC transporter permease, translated as MRRLGFLIRKEFQEIKRNPRMLRVLLIAPVFQLGILGYAATTDVKNVPMMVVDADRTVASRDLIGRFEGSPYFSVTGVTSRHQDVDDALQHRTAWMAVSIPAGYGRDIADGIPVTVQVIADGTDSNSATVGLAYATSLIAEKAVDVALSRLGAGGVVLPVGSIEARTRVWFNPQLLSQWFMVPGVLALLLMITTTVLGAVAIVREKELGTLEQLNVTPLRRWELTVGKLLPFGLIGVIQVFLVVAVTVLWFQIPLRGSFALLFGLSLVYLLCTLSLGLLVSTISATQQQAMMTAVFFFVVPMIYLSGFIFPIENMPRVIQPLTYLIPLRYFLVIVRGIFLKGVGLESFWPDALMMLAWGVTVLTLATMRSRKTLR; from the coding sequence ATGCGACGGCTCGGCTTTCTCATCCGCAAGGAATTCCAGGAGATCAAGCGCAACCCTCGCATGCTGCGCGTGCTGCTGATCGCACCAGTGTTTCAGCTCGGGATCCTCGGCTATGCGGCGACCACGGACGTCAAGAACGTGCCCATGATGGTCGTCGACGCGGACCGAACGGTGGCCAGCCGCGATCTGATCGGTCGGTTCGAGGGCTCGCCGTACTTCAGCGTGACTGGCGTGACGTCGCGGCACCAGGATGTTGATGACGCGCTGCAGCACCGCACCGCGTGGATGGCCGTATCAATTCCGGCCGGCTACGGGCGGGACATCGCCGACGGCATTCCAGTGACCGTGCAGGTGATCGCCGACGGCACGGATTCGAATTCGGCTACGGTCGGATTGGCTTACGCCACCAGCCTGATCGCGGAGAAGGCCGTTGACGTGGCGCTGTCGAGACTGGGTGCCGGCGGAGTCGTGCTGCCCGTCGGCTCAATTGAGGCCCGCACACGCGTCTGGTTCAACCCTCAACTGCTGAGCCAGTGGTTCATGGTACCGGGCGTGCTGGCACTGCTGTTGATGATCACGACGACGGTGCTCGGCGCCGTGGCGATTGTGCGGGAGAAGGAACTGGGCACGCTGGAACAGCTCAACGTCACGCCGCTTCGCCGATGGGAGTTGACCGTCGGCAAGCTGCTGCCTTTCGGGCTGATTGGCGTCATTCAGGTGTTCCTGGTCGTGGCGGTGACCGTGCTGTGGTTTCAGATTCCGCTGCGGGGCAGTTTCGCCCTGCTGTTCGGGCTGTCACTGGTCTACCTGTTGTGCACGCTGAGCCTCGGGCTGCTCGTATCGACCATCTCGGCGACGCAGCAGCAGGCCATGATGACGGCGGTGTTCTTCTTCGTCGTTCCGATGATCTACCTGTCCGGGTTCATCTTTCCAATCGAGAACATGCCCCGCGTCATTCAGCCCCTCACGTACCTGATTCCGCTCAGGTACTTCCTGGTCATCGTCCGCGGGATCTTCCTGAAGGGCGTTGGATTGGAATCGTTCTGGCCGGACGCGCTGATGATGCTGGCGTGGGGAGTGACCGTGCTCACACTGGCCACCATGCGGTCTAGAAAGACGCTCAGGTAA
- a CDS encoding ABC transporter permease, translating into MRKALAVGRKEFWQIVRDGRTLMILLFVPAFFLGLYGYALNFDIRHIRLAVMDREHNPDSRELISSFTHSTFFDIVATVTSMTDIERLMDRGEIRAALVIPEGMSRDLRSGRVAQVQVLINGDNANTATTVFGYAQAIVRGVSAQLQLEIITGGRLQPPISAEPRIWYNPELTSTLFLVPGLIGFIVMISSVVSTSMSIVREKERGTWEQVRMAPISNVSYVVGKTIPYFAISLVSAFFIIAAAMLLFGLPMRGSWLLLLFAVSLFLVGALGTGLLVSTLVDSQSLAFQVSLLISMLPTIILSGFIFPIASMPAPIRAITYVVPARYFLAALRAIVLKGVDLHVVSTQLVALGVYAVGVLGLASVRLGKEKV; encoded by the coding sequence ATGAGAAAGGCCCTGGCTGTCGGCCGCAAGGAGTTCTGGCAGATCGTGCGCGACGGGCGCACCCTGATGATTCTGCTGTTTGTCCCCGCCTTCTTCCTCGGGCTCTACGGATACGCCCTCAACTTCGATATCCGGCACATCCGGCTGGCCGTGATGGATCGCGAGCACAATCCCGACAGCCGGGAGCTGATCTCGTCGTTCACCCACTCGACGTTCTTCGACATCGTTGCCACCGTGACCTCGATGACCGACATCGAGCGGCTCATGGACCGCGGCGAGATCCGCGCGGCGCTGGTCATTCCGGAGGGCATGAGCCGCGACCTGAGGTCCGGCCGCGTCGCGCAGGTGCAGGTGCTGATCAACGGCGACAACGCCAACACGGCAACCACGGTATTCGGGTACGCGCAGGCGATCGTTCGCGGCGTGTCCGCGCAACTTCAACTGGAGATCATCACCGGGGGCCGTCTGCAGCCGCCGATCTCCGCCGAGCCGCGCATCTGGTACAACCCCGAACTCACCAGCACGCTGTTCCTGGTGCCGGGCCTGATCGGGTTCATCGTGATGATCAGCAGTGTCGTGTCCACATCGATGTCGATCGTGCGCGAAAAGGAACGTGGCACGTGGGAACAGGTGCGGATGGCCCCGATCAGCAACGTGTCGTACGTGGTCGGCAAGACGATTCCGTACTTCGCGATTTCGCTGGTGTCGGCGTTCTTCATCATTGCGGCCGCGATGCTGCTGTTCGGGCTGCCGATGCGGGGATCGTGGCTGCTCCTGCTGTTTGCGGTGTCGCTGTTCCTGGTTGGCGCGCTGGGCACCGGGCTGCTGGTGTCTACGCTGGTCGATTCCCAATCGCTCGCGTTTCAGGTCAGCCTGCTGATCTCGATGCTGCCGACCATCATTCTGTCCGGCTTCATCTTTCCCATCGCCAGCATGCCCGCGCCAATTCGGGCCATCACGTACGTCGTGCCCGCCCGCTACTTTCTCGCCGCGCTGCGAGCCATCGTCTTGAAGGGCGTCGACCTGCACGTCGTCAGCACGCAACTGGTGGCGCTTGGCGTATATGCCGTAGGCGTGCTCGGGCTGGCCTCGGTGCGACTCGGAAAGGAGAAGGTCTGA
- a CDS encoding ABC transporter ATP-binding protein: MPAVTVRDLTRRFGAFVAVDHVSFDVAQGEIFGFLGANGAGKSTTIRMLCGLLKPTSGTALVGGIDVGRDPENVKRRIGYMSQRFSLYELLTVEENITFFGGLYGLDDQAIARRRDFVLEMAGLHGRERTLARDLAGGWRQRLALGCAILHEPPILFLDEPTGGVDPVSRRQFWALIHQLSQGGVTVFVTTHYLDEAEHCHRLALMQAGRIAALGTVHELKGVFADRAVVEVRTPSPMEALRALDAVPSVEKTSLFGTALHVWLRPGKRDTQPLVDRFAELGLKTDSIEFVQPSLEDVFMDVVERAGGGPA; encoded by the coding sequence ATGCCGGCTGTCACGGTTCGCGATCTCACACGGCGCTTCGGCGCATTCGTGGCCGTGGACCACGTGTCGTTCGACGTCGCACAGGGTGAGATCTTCGGGTTCCTCGGCGCCAACGGCGCGGGCAAATCCACGACGATCCGGATGCTGTGCGGACTGCTCAAACCAACTTCCGGCACGGCTCTGGTCGGCGGCATCGACGTCGGCCGCGACCCGGAAAACGTCAAGCGCCGGATCGGGTACATGTCGCAGCGGTTCTCGCTCTATGAACTGCTGACGGTCGAGGAGAACATCACGTTCTTCGGCGGCCTCTACGGTCTCGATGACCAAGCCATCGCCCGGCGCCGGGACTTTGTGCTGGAGATGGCCGGTCTGCACGGCCGGGAACGCACGCTCGCCCGCGACCTGGCCGGCGGATGGCGGCAACGGCTGGCGCTCGGATGCGCGATTCTCCACGAACCGCCCATCCTCTTCCTTGACGAGCCCACGGGCGGCGTCGACCCGGTGTCGCGCCGCCAGTTCTGGGCGCTCATCCATCAACTGTCACAAGGCGGCGTGACGGTATTCGTGACCACGCACTACCTCGACGAAGCCGAACACTGTCACCGCCTGGCGCTGATGCAGGCCGGCCGGATTGCCGCGCTCGGCACCGTTCACGAACTGAAGGGCGTGTTCGCCGACCGCGCGGTGGTCGAAGTGCGCACGCCCTCGCCGATGGAGGCGCTGCGCGCGTTGGACGCGGTTCCGTCGGTTGAGAAAACGAGCCTGTTCGGCACCGCCCTTCACGTGTGGCTCCGGCCGGGCAAGCGCGACACGCAGCCGCTCGTGGATCGGTTCGCCGAGCTGGGCCTGAAGACCGACTCCATTGAGTTCGTGCAGCCGTCGCTCGAGGACGTGTTCATGGACGTGGTCGAACGCGCAGGCGGAGGCCCGGCATGA